The genomic window GCGCGCGATCGGCCCAGCGGACGGGTCGAATTCCTCGACGGCATCGAAGGTTTCGAGATCCGGCGGCTGTTCGTCCGAAAGCGCGGGACCCAACCGCGGCTCGTCCGGATGCGTGTCGGGCGTCTCGCGCAGTGCGGCCATCGCTTCCGTGAGCGCGTCGAAAACGTCTATATCCGTGGTGGATTCGACGACCGCGTCCCACCAGCGTTCGGCGTCGTCGTAACCGGCGGCGGCCGCAAGATGCGCCAGCGGGTCGACGCTGTCGCCCGGCTCCGCCTCGGCGGCGAGCACCGCGCTGCCCGGCAGGTCGCAGAAGCGCACGGGGACTTGGTATTCGGCGGCGTACCGTAGCGCCTGCCATTCCGGCGAGAACACGGCGTACGGCCAGAACGCCGCGCGGGCGGGTTGATCGGGCACGTAAGCGAGCAACGCCACGGGCGGGGCCATGCCATCGGCCGTGACGAACCCGACCAAGGGATCTGCGTCGGCGGGGCCCTCGATGAGGATGGTGTCGGGCTGAAAGTCCTCCAGTGCCAAGCGGAGCGAGCGCGCCGAGCCCGGGCCGTGGTGCCGGATGCCGAACACGCGCGTAACCACGTCGTCCGCTGCTCCGTTGATGTTCGGCGTGGACCCATCCGATGCGCCGCGCTCGGCGTCGGTCGTGCCGTTCCACGCGCCCGTCGTGCCGTTCCAGGCTTCGGGTGCGCGGTCGTCGTCCGGTGAGAACATCCGCGGCCCCTAGCCGGTGACCTCGCGGCAGGCGCGATAGAAGTCGGCCCAGTCAGGGCGTTCGCGCACAACGGCTTCCAGATACTCGGTCCACACGGCGGCGTCGGCCACCGGGTCCTTGACCACCGCGCCGAGCAGCGCGCCCGCGATGTCGGTGGCCCGCAGCACTCCGTCGCCGAAGTGCGTCGACAGGGCGATGCCGTTGGTCAGCACCGAGATCGCCTCTGCGGTGGACAGCGTCCCGGAGGGCGACTTGAGTTTGGTGCGGTTGTCGGCCGTCATACCGGAACGCAATTCGCGGAAGACCCGCACCACGCGGCGCACCTCCTCGGCCGCCGCGGGCACCTCGGGCAGCTCCAGCGCCGCGCCGAGCTGGGCCACCCGCCGCGTCACGATCGCGACCTCGTCCTCCTCGTCGGCGGGCAGCGGCAGCACCACCGTGTTGAAGCGGCGGCGCAGCGCGGAGGACAGTTCGTGCACGCCGCGGTCGCGGTCGTTGGCGGTGGCGATCACGTTGAAACCCTTGGCCGCCTGCACCTCTCGGCCGAGTTCCGGGATCGGAAGGGTCTTCTCGGAGAGCACGGTGATCAGCGCGTCCTGCACGTCGGACGGGATGCGGGTGAGTTCCTCGATCCTGGCCAACGAGCCGGTGCGCATCGCGGTCAGCACCGGAGACGGGACGAGCGCGGCGTCGCTCGGGCCCTCGGCGAGCAGTCTCGCGTAGTTCCAGCCGTAGCGGATGGCCTCCTCCGCCGTGCCGGAGGTGCCCTGCACCAACAGCGTGGAGGAACCGGAGATCGCGGCCGAGAGATGTTCGGACACCCAGGTTTTGGCGGTACCCGGCACCCCGAGCAGCAGCAGCGCTCGGTCGGTGGCCAGGGTGGCGACCGCTACCTCCATGAGGCGGCGCGGGCCGACGTACTTCGGGGTGATCACGGTGCCGTCGTCGAGCGTGCCGCCGAGCAGGTAGGTGACCACCGCCCACGGCGAGAGCCGCCACGAGGGCGGGCGCGGGCGGTCGTCGGCGGCGGCCAGCGCGCGCAGCTCCTCGGCGTAGGCCTGTTCGGCGTGCGGGCGCAGCAGGGTGCTGGCGTCGGTGCTGGTCACGGCAACTCCTCGAGCATGTCCGAGCGGTGGGTGAGGTCGGTGGCGAGCTGGTCGAAGGCGCGGGCCCACGCCACATCGTCGCAGCGCTGGGCGATCGAGGCGACGGTGGCCGCCGCGTCGACCGGCAGGTGCACCGCGGCCGCGGTGAGCAGCGATCGGTGCGCGGCGGGGCCCGTGCCGTGACCGCCCGCGCGCTGAGCGGCGAGGCGGGCGCGTTCGAACAGCAGCAGGATCACGTGTTGCGCCAGGGGCTGCGGCCACGGGCGCGGCACGGCGGGCAGCAGCGCCTCCAGTTCGGAGAGCCAGGCGCCGTCCAGGCGCAGCAGGTGCCGGACGCGCTCGTCGGCCGGAAGCAGGGCGAACAGCTCGCGGCGGCGAAGCAGCGCGGTGTCGGAGGGCACGCCGTTGGCGAACAGCGCCGCCGCCCATGCCGAATCCTGTTGCGCCAGTGTGGCATCCACCCAGCCGTCGAACAGTGGTTGCCGGAACCGGTCGTCCACTGCGACCCGCACGGCGTGCTCCGGCGCGCCGAGCGCGGCCGTCCAGTGCCGCAGCGGCGTGGCGGCGACCAGCTGGCGCAGGCGGCCTGCGGTGACGTCCGGAACGCCGTTCCAGCGGTAGCTGAATTCGACGGCGCGGTCGGTGATGCCGTCGCGCCGGACGTCGGCGTCCAGCGGATCGGGCAACTCGATCGACAGCCGCGTGCGGTCGGCGTCCACGGCGATCCAGTCGCCGGCGCGCCGCAGCATGCGCTCCCCGAAGGCCGAATCGGGAAGCGAGGCGAGCAATCCGGCGGCGGTGCGGCGGACTTCGGCGCGGCGGTCGTCCAACGCGGTCTCCAGCAGCGGCTCGTCGGCCGTGCCGATGCCGTCGGCGAAGACCGCGAGCAGTTCGGCTTTTACCCGGCCGGTTTCCGTGGCCCACGTGTCGGTGAGCGCCGCGCGCGCGGCATCGGCGTCGCGGGCGCGCAGGCGGGCGAGCCAGTCGCGCCGCTGCGTGGCCGAGCCGTAGCGCCAGATCTCCTCGGAGTCGGCGTCGACGACGAACTCCGACAGCAGGTTTCGCCACCCCGGGTGCCATTGCGCGAGCCAGCGCCCGCGTTCGCCCGCCAGTCGGAGCAAGGGTGCGCGCAGGCCGGGCTGCGCGTCGGCGGATTCCAGCAGCTGGGCGGCCAGCGCGTCGGGCGCGCGGAAGTCGTGCGGCGCGGCGGCCTCGAACCATTCGGGCAGGAAGCGGGACCGGTCGCGCAGCATGTCGGCGAGGCGAACCGCGGCGGCGCGGGGGAGCTGCGCGCGATCGTCGTCGGGGGCTGGTTGCGGCACGGTGGCGGTCTGCGGGGCGATTCCGCCGCGCGTGAAAGTGTCACGGAGCGCGGCCGATTCGAGCAGCAGGAAGGCCGGGTCGGCGCGCAGAGCAGCGGCGGCGGCCGCGACCGGCGCGGGCAGCCGCGCGGGATCGAACGCCCGGCGCGCGGTGCCGAGCAGCGCCGCCGAGATCAGGTCGTCGGTCGCGCCGCTCGGCGGCTGGGAGTCCCACAGCGCGGGCTCGCTCTCGAGGTCGGTCATCTCGCCCACGGCGAAGACCGAGACGGGGACGAGTCCGTCCACCGTCCACTCGCCGAACACGCCCACCGGATGCCCGCCGGACACCGCGAGCAGCGACCACGGTTGTTCGCCCGGCGCGAGGGGCAGCGCCGCGCCCTGCGCGTCGACCACCTGCCAACCCGCCTCCGCGACCACCGGAATCACGTCGCGCAGCAGCACCGGCCACGTCCGCAGAAAGGGGTCCGCGCCGAGCGCCCCGGCGTGGGTATCCAGCGCCCGGCGGACGGTGCTTTTCGTGGCCTCCGCCGTCGGGTTCGCCGTTTCGCCGCGACCGTTGCCGATCGCTGAGGCATCTTCACCGACAGGAGTGGCCGCGGCGGGCAGGCTGGTGAACGGTTCGTCGGTGCCGTGGCGCTCGCCCCACAGGGCGCGCAGGGGTGCGGCGCCGGGGTAGTAGTGCAGACCGGCCTCGGCCATGTGCCCGAGAACGGGTGCGGTCACGGGGAACGCGGGTGCGCCGAAGGCGTGGTCGACGAGCAGCGCCCAGCGGTGCGTGCGACGGCCGTAGAGCCAGGTGCGGCGGGTGTAGAGACGGTCGTCCTCGGTGCTGCGCACGCCGAGGGTCATCCATTGGTCGCGAACCACCGGCTCGGTGCGCACCGCCTCGGCCGGGTTGGGATAACCGATGTGGGTGCGGACACTGGCGCGCAGGGCCGGCGGCAGGTCGTCGAGGCGACGGTGCGCGGCGACAAGCAGGTGCAGCCTTGCGTATTCGCGCAGCACGGGCTCTGGCCAGTCGGCGCGGGTCGCCATGATCAGCGGGAGCCTGCGCAGCGCACCGGCGACGCCGGGGGCCTGCGCGTCCACCATGCGCGCCGCGATCGTCTCGAACGCCTGGTAGGACCGGTCGGCCTGGGCGAGACCGGTGCGCACCTGGTCGCCGAGCCAGATGTCGAGTTCCTCCAAGCCAGCGGTCACGCGGACCCGCCGCTGTTCGGCGGTGGCCGGATTCGCCGTGCGCTGCGCGGTGGGCTTCGGGGAACGGGCCGCACGCCAGGTCAGCCATTCCGCCGCGAAGTCCGCGACCTCGGCGGCGGGCGCGACCACACCCTGCGACCAGAGCAGCAGCAGCGAGAGCGCGTGTTTGCACGGCGTCTTACGGCTCGGACAGCTGCACGAATACGCGGGACCGGACAGGTCGACGATCGTCGCGTACGGCTCGGGCCCGCTGCCCCGGCACCGGCCCCACACGGCATCCTCGCGGTAGCCGGTGTCGCGCCAGCGGTCCGCGAGGGCACGCGCCGCCCCGAGCGAGCTCGCATCCGGCGCGAGCGCGCCGACCCGCTCCTCGGGCCACGGTGCGTTCATCGGGCGGCGCCCGAACGTCCGTGCGTCATCCTCGTCTCCCGTTTTCCTCGTTGTTCGATTTCTACCCGAGCCCGCCGACATGGCCACAGGTGCCTGTGCGCGCAGCCCGACGAAGTCCGTCTTGGCGTTTGAGCCGACTGCGGTGGCGTTTCGGTCGGGTGTGCGCTGCGGCGCGGCTGTTGCATCTGGCATGACAACGACGCTCACCGCCGCGACCTCGGCACCGAAGTCCATTCGCCGGGTGTGGCCGGCCTTGCTCACCATGTTCCTCGGCAGTTTCACCCTCGTGACGGCCGAATTCCTACCCCCGGGAGTGCTGACCGCGCTCGCGAACGACCTGCGTGTCCAAGAGGGCGTGGTCGGCCTTTCGGTCAGCGCGACGGCGCTGACCGCGCTGCTGGCCGCACTCGGACTGAGTTCGCTGTTCCCGCGGCTCGATCGCCGCACGCTGCTGGCGGCGCTCACCGTCGCTGCCGCCGTATCGAACATCGTGGTAGCTCTCGCCCCGAATATCGTCCTGCTGCTGATCGCGCGGCTGCTGCTCGGTGTGGCGGTCGGCGGCTATTGGTCGATGGCCCTGGTGATCGCGGCGCAGCTGGTGCCCGCAGCCAGGCTCGGCAAGGCGATGATGATCGTGAACGCGGGGACTACGGTAGCGACGGTGGCCGGCGTGCCGCTCGGAGTGCTGTTGGGCAACTATGCCGGTTGGCGCGTGGTGTTCGTGGTCGTGGCGGTGCTGTCGGTGCTGGCGGCGGTCGCGGTGAAGGTGGCGTTGCCGCCCATCACGCCGACCCACGGAGTCGGCTGGTCGGCGATGGCCGGTGCACTGCGGGCGCCGGGCGTGACGCTGGGCCTGGTCGGCTTGGTCGCGGTCATCGGCGGGCATTTCGCCGGCTACACCTACATCCGTCCGGCTCTCGATGAGCTGCTCGGCGCGGGCCCCACCGCGATCGCCGTGCTGCTCGCCCTGTTCGGAATCGGCGGCCTGATCGGCAATTTCGTGCTCGGGTCGCTCGCCGATCGGCGCCTGAGCATTCTGTTGACGGCCGTTCCGGCAGCCATTGGACTGTCGCTGCTCGCGATCATCGCCTCGGCGGCTGTCGCGCCGTTCGCCTATGTCGCGGTGGTCATCTGGGGTGGTGCGTTCGGCGGCATCCTCAACCTGGTGCAGGTGTGGGTGTCGCGGGTGCTGCCCGATCGGATAGAGGCAGGCAGTGGCCTGGTGGTCGGTGGTTTCCAGCTCGCGATCATCGCCGGCTCGGCGATCGGTGGGCGTGGTGTGGACGGTCTCGGCCCGATCGCGACTTTCGGTCTCGCCGCAGTGGCGGCGGTGATCGGTGGGGTCGCGCTCCGGCTCTCGCTGAGCCGCGGCACGGCGGCCTGACGCCGGTCCGATCACGCCGTGGGCACGCGGGCCTGACGCCGCCATTCGGACGGGGTGAGGCCCGTATGCCTGCGAAACGCTCGCCCGAACGCGGTCTCCGACGAGTAGCCGAGGCGCCGGGCGACCGTGCCGATCGCGGCGTCGCTCTCGATCAAGAAGCGCTGCGCCTTGTCGACCCGCAGTCGCGTCAGATAACGCCCCGGGGTGAGCCCGGTCGCGGCCTGAAATCGTGCGGCGAATCCCGACCGTGAGGCCAGCGCGACCCGGGCCAGCGCCTCGACGGTCCACTCCTGCCCCGGATCGGCGTGCATGGCGGCCACCGCTCGCGCCACGCCGGGTTCGTTCACCCGCAACAGCCACCGCTTCGGCGCGCATCCCCGCGCGTGCCAGGACTCGATCGCCATCGAGGCGACCAGTGTGGCGACCCGATCACCCTGCACCCCTTCCGGGTCCGGACATTCCACCACGAGGTGCT from Nocardia bhagyanarayanae includes these protein-coding regions:
- a CDS encoding ATP-binding protein, which translates into the protein MTSTDASTLLRPHAEQAYAEELRALAAADDRPRPPSWRLSPWAVVTYLLGGTLDDGTVITPKYVGPRRLMEVAVATLATDRALLLLGVPGTAKTWVSEHLSAAISGSSTLLVQGTSGTAEEAIRYGWNYARLLAEGPSDAALVPSPVLTAMRTGSLARIEELTRIPSDVQDALITVLSEKTLPIPELGREVQAAKGFNVIATANDRDRGVHELSSALRRRFNTVVLPLPADEEDEVAIVTRRVAQLGAALELPEVPAAAEEVRRVVRVFRELRSGMTADNRTKLKSPSGTLSTAEAISVLTNGIALSTHFGDGVLRATDIAGALLGAVVKDPVADAAVWTEYLEAVVRERPDWADFYRACREVTG
- a CDS encoding DUF5691 domain-containing protein — its product is MNAPWPEERVGALAPDASSLGAARALADRWRDTGYREDAVWGRCRGSGPEPYATIVDLSGPAYSCSCPSRKTPCKHALSLLLLWSQGVVAPAAEVADFAAEWLTWRAARSPKPTAQRTANPATAEQRRVRVTAGLEELDIWLGDQVRTGLAQADRSYQAFETIAARMVDAQAPGVAGALRRLPLIMATRADWPEPVLREYARLHLLVAAHRRLDDLPPALRASVRTHIGYPNPAEAVRTEPVVRDQWMTLGVRSTEDDRLYTRRTWLYGRRTHRWALLVDHAFGAPAFPVTAPVLGHMAEAGLHYYPGAAPLRALWGERHGTDEPFTSLPAAATPVGEDASAIGNGRGETANPTAEATKSTVRRALDTHAGALGADPFLRTWPVLLRDVIPVVAEAGWQVVDAQGAALPLAPGEQPWSLLAVSGGHPVGVFGEWTVDGLVPVSVFAVGEMTDLESEPALWDSQPPSGATDDLISAALLGTARRAFDPARLPAPVAAAAAALRADPAFLLLESAALRDTFTRGGIAPQTATVPQPAPDDDRAQLPRAAAVRLADMLRDRSRFLPEWFEAAAPHDFRAPDALAAQLLESADAQPGLRAPLLRLAGERGRWLAQWHPGWRNLLSEFVVDADSEEIWRYGSATQRRDWLARLRARDADAARAALTDTWATETGRVKAELLAVFADGIGTADEPLLETALDDRRAEVRRTAAGLLASLPDSAFGERMLRRAGDWIAVDADRTRLSIELPDPLDADVRRDGITDRAVEFSYRWNGVPDVTAGRLRQLVAATPLRHWTAALGAPEHAVRVAVDDRFRQPLFDGWVDATLAQQDSAWAAALFANGVPSDTALLRRRELFALLPADERVRHLLRLDGAWLSELEALLPAVPRPWPQPLAQHVILLLFERARLAAQRAGGHGTGPAAHRSLLTAAAVHLPVDAAATVASIAQRCDDVAWARAFDQLATDLTHRSDMLEELP
- a CDS encoding MFS transporter, coding for MTTTLTAATSAPKSIRRVWPALLTMFLGSFTLVTAEFLPPGVLTALANDLRVQEGVVGLSVSATALTALLAALGLSSLFPRLDRRTLLAALTVAAAVSNIVVALAPNIVLLLIARLLLGVAVGGYWSMALVIAAQLVPAARLGKAMMIVNAGTTVATVAGVPLGVLLGNYAGWRVVFVVVAVLSVLAAVAVKVALPPITPTHGVGWSAMAGALRAPGVTLGLVGLVAVIGGHFAGYTYIRPALDELLGAGPTAIAVLLALFGIGGLIGNFVLGSLADRRLSILLTAVPAAIGLSLLAIIASAAVAPFAYVAVVIWGGAFGGILNLVQVWVSRVLPDRIEAGSGLVVGGFQLAIIAGSAIGGRGVDGLGPIATFGLAAVAAVIGGVALRLSLSRGTAA
- a CDS encoding helix-turn-helix domain-containing protein, whose protein sequence is MGTLALVDAGCGGLEDVLAGLRWRFAGREVFALAAGQWVYPGGESSALVVTEGLVRVEGLGDTDDLTHGDFLFVPRRQRYAVNALSEATVLCVRLAPVGSGSAMDALPPRVLLTDFVQHAPLAATMMQHLVVECPDPEGVQGDRVATLVASMAIESWHARGCAPKRWLLRVNEPGVARAVAAMHADPGQEWTVEALARVALASRSGFAARFQAATGLTPGRYLTRLRVDKAQRFLIESDAAIGTVARRLGYSSETAFGRAFRRHTGLTPSEWRRQARVPTA